One segment of Streptomyces sp. XD-27 DNA contains the following:
- a CDS encoding IclR family transcriptional regulator — protein MATEKAGAVSEPTLITSVQRALHLLEAVGRHPGGAPAKQLARAAGLPLPTAYHLLRTLTYEGYLSREGGVFVLGEAVERLGGAGARARQRAEVGAALARLGDEVGVAVYFSVYREGEVEVVAIADRPESPAVEEWADFRSTAHAHAIGQCLLAQLDERDREDHLSRYPVQALTPYSVRNASDLRRRLAARDRSQPVIERQEYVLGTVCGAFPVAAGDTAASLAISVPVGEAERLRPAMESLRSRVPHAISSLSFSISI, from the coding sequence TTGGCGACAGAGAAGGCGGGTGCGGTCTCCGAACCCACCCTCATCACGTCGGTGCAGCGTGCGCTGCACCTCCTGGAAGCCGTCGGAAGGCACCCGGGTGGCGCGCCCGCGAAGCAGCTCGCCCGGGCGGCGGGACTGCCGCTGCCCACCGCGTACCACCTGCTCCGCACCCTCACCTATGAGGGGTATCTGAGCCGCGAGGGCGGTGTGTTCGTGCTCGGCGAGGCGGTCGAGCGACTCGGCGGCGCGGGCGCTCGGGCGCGGCAGCGCGCCGAGGTCGGCGCGGCCCTGGCCCGGCTCGGCGACGAGGTGGGGGTCGCCGTGTACTTCTCGGTCTACCGGGAAGGTGAGGTGGAGGTCGTCGCGATCGCGGACAGACCGGAGTCCCCGGCCGTCGAGGAGTGGGCCGACTTCCGGAGCACCGCGCACGCGCACGCCATCGGGCAGTGCCTGCTGGCGCAGCTCGACGAACGGGACCGTGAGGACCACCTGTCCCGGTATCCGGTGCAGGCCCTCACCCCGTACTCGGTACGGAACGCGAGCGATCTGCGGCGGCGGTTGGCCGCCCGAGACCGTTCGCAACCGGTCATCGAACGGCAGGAGTATGTCTTGGGCACGGTCTGCGGCGCGTTTCCGGTCGCGGCAGGGGACACGGCGGCCTCCTTGGCCATTTCCGTACCCGTCGGGGAAGCGGAACGACTCCGTCCTGCAATGGAGTCCCTACGCTCCAGAGTTCCCCACGCCATCAGCTCCCTCTCGTTCTCTATCAGTATCTGA